One Manihot esculenta cultivar AM560-2 chromosome 18, M.esculenta_v8, whole genome shotgun sequence genomic window carries:
- the LOC110607369 gene encoding uncharacterized mitochondrial protein AtMg00810-like, whose translation MNLRIMSYFLGLKIEQGADGIFMSQRKYALKMLKKFNLDHCKSMAIPLVVNEKLSKDDGAEPTNASLYGSLVGSLLYLIVFRYDLMYSTSLLYRFMHSPSQLHFAVGKRVLRYLKGMVNLACGFKEEEL comes from the coding sequence ATGAATTTGAGAATTATGAGCTATTTTCTTGGGCTGAAAATTGAGCAAGGTGCTGATGGTATCTTTATGTCTCAAAGGAAATATGCTCTTAAAATgctaaaaaagtttaatttggATCATTGCAAGTCTATGGCCATTCCTCTTGTTGTGAATGAGAAACTTAGCAAGGATGATGGAGCTGAACCAACAAATGCTTCACTGTACGGAAGTTTGGTTGGTAGTTTGCTATATTTGATTGTTTTCAGATATGATTTAATGTATTCAACAAGCTTGTTATATAGATTTATGCATTCTCCTAGTCAATTGCATTTTGCTGTGGGTAAGAGGGTGCTGAGATACTTGAAGGGTATGGTGAATTTAGCTTGTGGTTTTAAAGAGGAAGAGTTGTAA